The Pseudopipra pipra isolate bDixPip1 chromosome 6, bDixPip1.hap1, whole genome shotgun sequence genome includes a region encoding these proteins:
- the DLGAP5 gene encoding disks large-associated protein 5 isoform X1, translating into MAATSQFASRYKRDLSTEALRAKVARRRSTLQKENRHKQFEKGRQFGLADLNVQPSKEKGISELKETRETGSQESSSVKQKQAVSAATKRVNERREMLQRYKEQKELRKLVEQREKAKKGVFKVGLYKPAAPGFLALAPEDPAVAKPKEKAAPAFSGRMTRSRAKIQEGKSLIPSLISTAPKSSTVSAHGQSARPAQAGRKQMGTAKGAEKEKVLQTAAQPASNVRITRAAASAARQVLKPTATAATAGNQSQRKTTNVGKQKQAVRPNTTKVIPSKREVEKNTQVDPGAKGPAADSKHSTPVELKQEQSSVENNNSAPGRPKTCSFAPGNFVFQPPSELANYKVKPMTPSSAKAFLTPTAFWNFSKSPVKRNEKSSETKAQNPNLRSRILPSVRGIQEKQMTTSLEGEEAGESDEKTSTQRSNETTPVSTALEGKSDDTGEQEHDVPYFRNILRTQTERLLSQCLQWDGNLELDIPEDAKDLIHTTIGQTRLLIEERFKQFEGLVDNCEFKQGEKETKCTDLDGFWDMINFQIEDVNKKFDNLKKLQDNEWQPLDVPSQAVVKKKAVPGGVPKAKLEAAARAAARSRLASVKAAMREKMKCEGAADGAHQERLPQAEKVVFEAGFFRVESPVKNFSGLLSKTPHRSSQRTPGKQTTPRSSRRTLLPNTPSALRDPEDATAKQTPQNLKMDQFPTAKTPPLDKLPDGVVEQSISMVAEEEICPVASRAEGDEVLENSSSESKAVDGMEEMELSAAEQGQDVAMCSPEKDPGTETNFAQSGEPKIHPTDVSCSDLTSNGRNPLDMPMLDAELPFTPVKTKAQKFAAAEVFSDLIVFSPAVPSGDK; encoded by the exons ATGGCTGCTACCTCCCAGTTTGCCAGTCGATACAAGAGGGATTTGAGCACGGAAGCCCTGAGAGCCAAAGTTGCCCGCAGGAGATCGACCCTTCAGAAGGAGAACAGGCACAAGCAGTTTGAGAAGGGCCGGCAGTTCGGGCTGGCAGATCTCAATGTTCAGCCCTCCAAAGAGAAGGGAATTTCTGAACTCAAGGAAACAAGGGAAACAGGCTCCCAAGAGAGCAGCAGCGTAAAACAAA aaCAAGCTGTAAGTGCAGCCACCAAGAGGGTGAACGAGCGCAGGGAGATGCTCCAGCGCTACAAAGAACAGAAGGAGCTTCGCAAGCTggtggagcagagggagaaagCCAAGAAGGGGGTGTTCAAAGTTGGGTTGTACAAACCAGCTGCACCTGGATTTCTTGCCCTTGCACCTGAGGATCCAGCGGTAGCAAAGCCAAAAGAGAAG gcagctcctgctttcTCTGGAAGGATGACACGATCAAGGGCCAAGATCCAAGAAGGAAAATCTCTGATACCAAGTCTGATATCAACAGCACCTAAGTCCTCTAcg GTCAGTGCCCACGGGCAGAGCGCGCGCCCCGCACAAGCAGGACGTAAACAGATGGGCACAGCCAAAGGGGCTGAGAAGGAGAAAG TGTTGCAGactgcagcccagccagccTCAAATGTGAGGATCACcagagcagctgcctctgcagccaggcaggTGCTGAAACCAACAGCTACTGCTGCTACTGCAG GTAACCAGTCACAGAGAAAGACAACAAATGTAGGGAAGCAGAAGCAAGCTGTCAGACCTAATACCACGAAG GTAATTCCTTCTAAACGTGAAGTGGAGAAAAACACTCAAGTGGATCCAGGGGCGAAAGGTCCTGCAGCTGATTCCAAACATTCAACACCAGTAGAACTGAAGCAAGAACAAAGCTCAGTGGAAAACAACAATTCTGCTCCAGGGAGACCCAAAACATGCTCTTTTGCACCCGGGAACTTTGTGTTTCAGCCACCGAGCGAATTAGCAAACTACAAAGTTAAACCCATGACTCCTTCAAGTGCAAAGGCTTTTTTGACACCCACTGCTTTCTGGAATTTCTCAAAATCTCCagt caaaagaaatgaaaaatccaGTGAAACTAAAGCACAAAATCCTAATTTAAGAAGTCGAATTCTACCTTCTGTTAGAGGCATTCAAGAAAAGCAAATGACCACAAGTTTGGAAGGAGAAGAAG caggtgAATCAGATGAGAAAACTTCCACTCAGAGATCAAATGAAACAACTCCTGTCTCAACAGCACTTGAAGGGAAGTCAGATGATACAGGAGAGCAAGAGCACGATGTGCCCTATTTCAG aaacattCTTCGGACTCAGACAGAGAGGCTGCTCTCTCAGTGCCTCCAGTGGGATGGAAACCTCGAGCTGGACATTCCAGAGGATG CTAAAGACCTGATTCACACCACAATTGGTCAGACAAGACTGCTGATAGAAGAAAGGTTCAAACAGTTTGAAGGCCTGGTTGATAATTGTGAATTTAAACaaggtgaaaaagaaacaaagtgtACAGACCTGGATGGATTTTGGGATATGATTAATTTTCAG ATTGAAGACGTGAATAAAAAATTTGATAATCTGAAGAAGCTTCAAGACAACGAGTGGCAGCCACTTGATGTCCCAAGCCAAGCAGTTGTCAAG AAAAAGGCTGTTCCAGGTGGAGTGCCTaaagcaaagctggaagcagctgcaAGAGCTGCTGCCCGGAGCCGCCTGGCTTCTGTCAAGGCAGCCATGAGGGAGAAAATGAAGTGTGAGGGAGCTGCTGATGGTGCACATCAGGAGAGACTGCCACAAGCAGAAAAAGTGGTTTTTGAAGCGGGATTTTTCAGAGTTGAAAGCCCTGTGAAAAACTTTTCAG gCTTGCTTTCAAAGACCCCTCACAGATCTTCCCAGAGGActcctggaaaacaaacaactccAAGATCATCCCGTAGAACTTTGCTTCCAAACACTCCTTCTGCTCTCCGTGACCCTGAGGATGCAACTGcaaaacaaacaccacaaaATCTGAAAATGGACCAATTTCCCACTGCAAAAACTCCCCCGTTGGATAAACTCCCTGATGGTGTTGTTGAACAAAG CATTTCCATGGTTGCAGAAGAAGAAATCTGTCCTGttgccagcagagcagagggagatgAG GTGCTGGAAAATTCTAGCAGTGAATCCAAAGCAGTGGATGGCATGGAAGAGATGGAActctctgctgcagagcaaGGACAAGACGTTGCCATGTGCAGCCCGGAGAAAGATCCCGGCACAGAGACAAACTTTGCTCAGTCTGGAGAACCAAAAATCCATCCAACAG atgtttccTGTAGTGATTTGACATCCAATGGCAGGAATCCTTTAGATATG ccaaTGCTGGATGCTGAGCTTCCCTTCACTCCAGTGAAGACCAAAGCCCAGAAGTTTGCAGCAGCTGAAGTGTTCAGTGACCTCATTGTATTTTCTCCTGCTGTCCCCTCTGGGGATAAATGA
- the LGALS3 gene encoding galectin-3 — MSDGFSLSDALSNSNNPAPCANPPQGWPAWGNQPPAPGAFPGYPGAPGAYPGAPGAYPGAPGAYPGAPGAYPGAPGAYPGAPGGYPGAPGAYPGGPAGHGSYPGAPGAPGAFPGGPTAPGPVPAPGQPPSAPGFGPPPPQGGPTPPMRVPFELPLQAGLMPRMLITITGTVNPHPNRFSLDFKRGNDVAFHFNPRFNEDHKKVIVCNSKFHENWGKEERTAPRFPFEAGKPFKLQILCEADHFKVAVNDAHLLQYNFREKRLNEVTKLCIAGDITLTSVVPTMI, encoded by the exons ATGTCGGACGGTTTCTCC tTATCTGATGCCTTGTCCAACAGCAACAACCCAGCCCCCTGTGCCAACCCACCCCAGGGCTGGCCGGCCTGGGGGAACCAGCCACCGGCTCCTGGGGCATTCCCAGGGTATCCCGGAGCACCAGGGGCCTACCCTGGAGCACCAGGGGCCTACCCTGGAGCACCGGGAGCATAtccaggagcaccaggagcatATCCAGGAGCACCGGGAGCATATCCCGGAGCACCAGGAGGGTATCCTGGAGCACCGGGAGCGTATCCTGGAGGACCAGCAGGACACGGATCGTATCCAGGAGCACCGGGAGCACCTGGAGCATTCCCTGGAGGACCAACAGCACCTGGGCCGGTTCCTGCCCCAGGACAACCACCCAGTGCCCCTGGATTTGGGCCTCCTCCTCCGCAGGGAGGACCAACTCCTCCAATG AGAGTCCCCTTCGAGCTGCCCCTGCAGGCAGGACTCATGCCTCGGATGCTCATCACCATCACTGGGACTGTGAATCCCCATCCAAACAG GTTTTCACTGGATTTCAAGAGGGGGAATGACGTTGCCTTCCACTTCAACCCCCGCTTCAACGAAGACCACAAGAAAGTCATCGTCTGCAATTCGAAGTTCCATGAAaactgggggaaggaggagaggacaGCTCCCAGGTTTCCATTTGAAGCTGGAAAACCCTTCAAG ctccAAATCCTCTGCGAGGCGGATCACTTCAAGGTGGCTGTCAACGACGCTCACCTGCTGCAGTACAACTTCCGCGAGAAGAGGCTGAACGAGGTCACCAAGCTCTGCATCGCGGGGGACATCACCCTCACCAGCGTCGTGCCCACCATGATTTAG
- the DLGAP5 gene encoding disks large-associated protein 5 isoform X2: MAATSQFASRYKRDLSTEALRAKVARRRSTLQKENRHKQFEKGRQFGLADLNVQPSKEKGISELKETRETGSQESSSVKQKQAVSAATKRVNERREMLQRYKEQKELRKLVEQREKAKKGVFKVGLYKPAAPGFLALAPEDPAVAKPKEKAAPAFSGRMTRSRAKIQEGKSLIPSLISTAPKSSTVSAHGQSARPAQAGRKQMGTAKGAEKEKVLQTAAQPASNVRITRAAASAARQVLKPTATAATAGNQSQRKTTNVGKQKQAVRPNTTKVIPSKREVEKNTQVDPGAKGPAADSKHSTPVELKQEQSSVENNNSAPGRPKTCSFAPGNFVFQPPSELANYKVKPMTPSSAKAFLTPTAFWNFSKSPVKRNEKSSETKAQNPNLRSRILPSVRGIQEKQMTTSLEGEEGESDEKTSTQRSNETTPVSTALEGKSDDTGEQEHDVPYFRNILRTQTERLLSQCLQWDGNLELDIPEDAKDLIHTTIGQTRLLIEERFKQFEGLVDNCEFKQGEKETKCTDLDGFWDMINFQIEDVNKKFDNLKKLQDNEWQPLDVPSQAVVKKKAVPGGVPKAKLEAAARAAARSRLASVKAAMREKMKCEGAADGAHQERLPQAEKVVFEAGFFRVESPVKNFSGLLSKTPHRSSQRTPGKQTTPRSSRRTLLPNTPSALRDPEDATAKQTPQNLKMDQFPTAKTPPLDKLPDGVVEQSISMVAEEEICPVASRAEGDEVLENSSSESKAVDGMEEMELSAAEQGQDVAMCSPEKDPGTETNFAQSGEPKIHPTDVSCSDLTSNGRNPLDMPMLDAELPFTPVKTKAQKFAAAEVFSDLIVFSPAVPSGDK; encoded by the exons ATGGCTGCTACCTCCCAGTTTGCCAGTCGATACAAGAGGGATTTGAGCACGGAAGCCCTGAGAGCCAAAGTTGCCCGCAGGAGATCGACCCTTCAGAAGGAGAACAGGCACAAGCAGTTTGAGAAGGGCCGGCAGTTCGGGCTGGCAGATCTCAATGTTCAGCCCTCCAAAGAGAAGGGAATTTCTGAACTCAAGGAAACAAGGGAAACAGGCTCCCAAGAGAGCAGCAGCGTAAAACAAA aaCAAGCTGTAAGTGCAGCCACCAAGAGGGTGAACGAGCGCAGGGAGATGCTCCAGCGCTACAAAGAACAGAAGGAGCTTCGCAAGCTggtggagcagagggagaaagCCAAGAAGGGGGTGTTCAAAGTTGGGTTGTACAAACCAGCTGCACCTGGATTTCTTGCCCTTGCACCTGAGGATCCAGCGGTAGCAAAGCCAAAAGAGAAG gcagctcctgctttcTCTGGAAGGATGACACGATCAAGGGCCAAGATCCAAGAAGGAAAATCTCTGATACCAAGTCTGATATCAACAGCACCTAAGTCCTCTAcg GTCAGTGCCCACGGGCAGAGCGCGCGCCCCGCACAAGCAGGACGTAAACAGATGGGCACAGCCAAAGGGGCTGAGAAGGAGAAAG TGTTGCAGactgcagcccagccagccTCAAATGTGAGGATCACcagagcagctgcctctgcagccaggcaggTGCTGAAACCAACAGCTACTGCTGCTACTGCAG GTAACCAGTCACAGAGAAAGACAACAAATGTAGGGAAGCAGAAGCAAGCTGTCAGACCTAATACCACGAAG GTAATTCCTTCTAAACGTGAAGTGGAGAAAAACACTCAAGTGGATCCAGGGGCGAAAGGTCCTGCAGCTGATTCCAAACATTCAACACCAGTAGAACTGAAGCAAGAACAAAGCTCAGTGGAAAACAACAATTCTGCTCCAGGGAGACCCAAAACATGCTCTTTTGCACCCGGGAACTTTGTGTTTCAGCCACCGAGCGAATTAGCAAACTACAAAGTTAAACCCATGACTCCTTCAAGTGCAAAGGCTTTTTTGACACCCACTGCTTTCTGGAATTTCTCAAAATCTCCagt caaaagaaatgaaaaatccaGTGAAACTAAAGCACAAAATCCTAATTTAAGAAGTCGAATTCTACCTTCTGTTAGAGGCATTCAAGAAAAGCAAATGACCACAAGTTTGGAAGGAGAAGAAG gtgAATCAGATGAGAAAACTTCCACTCAGAGATCAAATGAAACAACTCCTGTCTCAACAGCACTTGAAGGGAAGTCAGATGATACAGGAGAGCAAGAGCACGATGTGCCCTATTTCAG aaacattCTTCGGACTCAGACAGAGAGGCTGCTCTCTCAGTGCCTCCAGTGGGATGGAAACCTCGAGCTGGACATTCCAGAGGATG CTAAAGACCTGATTCACACCACAATTGGTCAGACAAGACTGCTGATAGAAGAAAGGTTCAAACAGTTTGAAGGCCTGGTTGATAATTGTGAATTTAAACaaggtgaaaaagaaacaaagtgtACAGACCTGGATGGATTTTGGGATATGATTAATTTTCAG ATTGAAGACGTGAATAAAAAATTTGATAATCTGAAGAAGCTTCAAGACAACGAGTGGCAGCCACTTGATGTCCCAAGCCAAGCAGTTGTCAAG AAAAAGGCTGTTCCAGGTGGAGTGCCTaaagcaaagctggaagcagctgcaAGAGCTGCTGCCCGGAGCCGCCTGGCTTCTGTCAAGGCAGCCATGAGGGAGAAAATGAAGTGTGAGGGAGCTGCTGATGGTGCACATCAGGAGAGACTGCCACAAGCAGAAAAAGTGGTTTTTGAAGCGGGATTTTTCAGAGTTGAAAGCCCTGTGAAAAACTTTTCAG gCTTGCTTTCAAAGACCCCTCACAGATCTTCCCAGAGGActcctggaaaacaaacaactccAAGATCATCCCGTAGAACTTTGCTTCCAAACACTCCTTCTGCTCTCCGTGACCCTGAGGATGCAACTGcaaaacaaacaccacaaaATCTGAAAATGGACCAATTTCCCACTGCAAAAACTCCCCCGTTGGATAAACTCCCTGATGGTGTTGTTGAACAAAG CATTTCCATGGTTGCAGAAGAAGAAATCTGTCCTGttgccagcagagcagagggagatgAG GTGCTGGAAAATTCTAGCAGTGAATCCAAAGCAGTGGATGGCATGGAAGAGATGGAActctctgctgcagagcaaGGACAAGACGTTGCCATGTGCAGCCCGGAGAAAGATCCCGGCACAGAGACAAACTTTGCTCAGTCTGGAGAACCAAAAATCCATCCAACAG atgtttccTGTAGTGATTTGACATCCAATGGCAGGAATCCTTTAGATATG ccaaTGCTGGATGCTGAGCTTCCCTTCACTCCAGTGAAGACCAAAGCCCAGAAGTTTGCAGCAGCTGAAGTGTTCAGTGACCTCATTGTATTTTCTCCTGCTGTCCCCTCTGGGGATAAATGA